AACAGGATTCTATTTTGATGACCAAAGAGCAATAAAAGCAGGAGCTGGACATGATGGTATGTTCTATCTAGGAACTCCAGTTACACCAGGATTCAAATCAATCAGACAAGCAGGAGAAGCTATCTCTGTTTTACTAATTCTTGAAGATGGACAAGTTGCTCATGGTGATTGTGCTGCTGTTCAATACTCAGGTGCAGGAGGAAGAGATCCTTTATTCCTAGCAAAAGATTTTATTCCAGTAATAGAAAAAGAAATTGCTCCAAAATTAATAGGAAGAGAACTTGATAATTTCAAATCTCTTGCTGAAGAGTTTGATGCATTAGAAGTTAATGGAAAAAGATTACATACTGCAATAAGATATGGAATTACTCAAGCTTTACTAGATGGTGTTGCAAAAGCTAGAAAAGTAACTTTAGCTGAAGTTATTAAAGCTGACTACAATACAGGATTAGAAATCACTAAGAGACCTATATTTACTCAATCAGGAGATGACAGATATGTTGCTGCTGATAAAATGATAATCAAAGAAGCTGATGTTTTACCTCACGCTTTGATTAATAACGTAAAAGAAAAATTAGGATTACATGGAGAAATCTTACTTGATTATGTTAAATGGTTAAGAGATAGAATCATTTCTCAAAGAACTGATGCTAACTACTCTCCAATATTCCACATAGATGTTTATGGAACTATTGGTGCTGCATTTGATTGTGATACTAAAAAAATGGCTGACTACATTGCTACATTAGTAGAAGCTGCAAAACCATTCAAGTTAAGAATAGAAGGACCTATGGACGTTGAAGACAGAGATAAACAAATTGAAGCTCTTGCTGCTTTAACTGCAGAAGTAGATGCTAGAGGAATTGAAGTTGAATTAGTTGCTGATGAATGGTGTAATACTTTAGAAGATATTAAATTATTTGCTGATAAAAAAGCTGGACATGTAGTTCAAATAAAAACTCCAGACCTTGGAGGAGTAAATAACATAGCTGATGCAATTCTTTACTGTAATAAAGTAGGAATAGGATCATACTGTGGAGGAACTTGTAACGAAACTAACAGATCTGCTGAAGTTACTACTAACATCGGTATGGCATGTGGAGCTCTTCAAGTTCTTGCTAAACCAGGAATGGGTGTTGACGAAGGATATATGATCGTATTTAACGAAATGTCTAGAGTTGAAGCTTTAGTAAACAGAAGAAAAAAATAGTTTTCTTTTAAAAATATAATTATAATTTATTTTGATTTTGGAAAAGGTAGTTATATGACTACCTTTTTCCTTTAATTAGTCCTAATATTTAAAAAATTTTATTTAGAATTTAATAATGAGGTGAATCAAATGACAATAAAGAAAGCTGCTAAATGTGGTACTCTAGAATCAAATGATATATTTGTGATTCTAACTCCAGCTGAAAGCGGAATAGAAGTAGAATTAGAAAGTACTGTAGAAAAACAATTTGGAGCTCATATAAGAGAAGTTATAAAAAATAAACTTGTAGAACTTGGGATTGATGGTGTAAAAGTTCAGGCTCAAGACAAAGGGGCTCTTGATTATACTATTAGAGCTAGAATAGAAGCTGCTGTTGCTAGAGGATTATAATAATTATATTATTTTTTATATGAGAGGTGTTTATAGTGGAATTAAGAAGAACTATGTTATTTATGCCTGGAAATAATCCAGGAATGCTCCAAACAGCTGCTGTATTTGGTTCAGATGCTGTTATATTTGACTTGGAAGATGCTGTTGCGTTGACAGAAAAAGATGCTGCTAGATATTTAATAAGTGAAGCTTTAAGAACAAATAAATATGATGATGTAGAAGTTGTAGTAAGAGTTAATCC
Above is a window of Fusobacterium varium DNA encoding:
- a CDS encoding Methylaspartate ammonia-lyase, which produces MKIVDVVCSAGKTGFYFDDQRAIKAGAGHDGMFYLGTPVTPGFKSIRQAGEAISVLLILEDGQVAHGDCAAVQYSGAGGRDPLFLAKDFIPVIEKEIAPKLIGRELDNFKSLAEEFDALEVNGKRLHTAIRYGITQALLDGVAKARKVTLAEVIKADYNTGLEITKRPIFTQSGDDRYVAADKMIIKEADVLPHALINNVKEKLGLHGEILLDYVKWLRDRIISQRTDANYSPIFHIDVYGTIGAAFDCDTKKMADYIATLVEAAKPFKLRIEGPMDVEDRDKQIEALAALTAEVDARGIEVELVADEWCNTLEDIKLFADKKAGHVVQIKTPDLGGVNNIADAILYCNKVGIGSYCGGTCNETNRSAEVTTNIGMACGALQVLAKPGMGVDEGYMIVFNEMSRVEALVNRRKK
- the citD_1 gene encoding Citrate lyase gamma chain gives rise to the protein MTIKKAAKCGTLESNDIFVILTPAESGIEVELESTVEKQFGAHIREVIKNKLVELGIDGVKVQAQDKGALDYTIRARIEAAVARGL